AATTGCAGAAGCACCAGCATCTACTGTAGAAGAGACATTTCATACAACTCTTTATTTGTATAAATATGGGAATATCACATACTATAAGCCTTATTCTACACCAATATTTCCATCATTCTTTAATGGTGTTTCAATCCTTGGTTTAACTAATTATACTACGTATCAATATCAGCTTAATACTGAAGTTTTAGGAAAAGTTGTAAACGGGAAATTAATACCTCAAATTCCTCAAGTAACTACATTTCAATTTTCCGCTGATATGTATTCTCCAGAAGATATTGTAGGAGCATATAACATCACACAAGGAGGTAAAAACGTGACCGTAGCTATCATAGACGCTTATGGAGATCCTTTAATTTATCAAGATTTACAAGCATTTGACAAACAATTTAATTTACCTCAAGCTAATTTAACAATAATACCAATAGGGCCTTATCATTCTATATTTGGATTAGCAACAGGATGGGATGTAGAGACAGCACTAGATGTTGAGACTGTTCACTCTATTGCTCCTTACGCTCATATAGACTTAGTAGTTACTGCTTCAACTGGTTTAATCCCTGCTGCTATCGATTATATTGTAAGTGAAGATTTAGCGCAAGTAGTATCAATGAGCTTCGGAATAACAGAAAACTTAATTGGAGATACAGGATTTTATTTTGTCTTTGATGGAATCCCTCAACCTAATTTACCCTATTGGGATTATTACTTTGAATTAGGCACAGTTGAAGGAATATCATTCTTTGCTGCTGCTGGTGATGAAGGTGCATACGGAGGAACTTTAATATCCTATGGTGGTGTTTCGTTCCCAGCTTCTTCTCCATTTGTAACAGCTGTTGGAGGTACATCACTCTTTGTCAATGTAACTAGCGGTTATCTTTCTTCACAAAACTCAACAGCAACTTATGGCTATGAAACTGGTTGGAATATTTTTGATCTAGATTTTCCATTTATTAGTGGTGGAGGAGGCTACAGTACATATTTTCCTAAGCCTTGGTATCAGTATATAATAAATGGCACTACAAAAGCCACTCCAGATGTTGCAGCTGACGCTAATCCTTATACTGGTTTAGTTATTTATGTACTCGGACAAGAGGAAGTTGTTGGTGGTACTAGTTTAGCTACACCAATATGGGCTGGAATGGCTGCTGATATTATTTCAGTAATTCATAAACCATTGGGATTGTTCAATAATATATTATATTGGATATACTCTAATTCTACGCTTTATAATGAAGCTTTTCATCAAATTACATTTGGATTTAACGGAGTCTATTCTGCTCATTCTGGATATAATTTAGTTACTGGTTTAGGTTCACCAGATTGGTATGGGTTATTAAAAGCAGTTGAAGAATATTTTGCCAAACCAAGGTTATCAATTTCTGTAACTGTTACAGAACCGGGTGTCCCATATCCTTGGTTTATGTATAATTCAACATTTAACATAATTGCAAAAATAAGTTATCCAAACACTACTATGGTAACTAACGGTAGCTTTTTAGCCTATATCTTTACTACCAAAGGATTATTGAAAACTGTTCCTCTCACATTTAATGGAACTTATTGGGTAGGCAGTTATACTATTACACCCGGCAATCCTCCAAACATATGGTTAGTTGTAGTTAATGGGACTTCAGCCGGTTTCTCCGGTGTTGGGGCTTATGAAATAACTGTTGGACTTTCAATTGATATAATAGAGCCAATTCCATATCCGTTTGAAATAAGTATACCACCCAATGAAGTGTTCCAAGTAGAGGCATGTATATACTATCCTAACTTGACACCAGTAGAATATCCGTCATTTACAGCTTACTTTATTCATAATGGAAAAGATATCTTCAATGTGACTCTATTACCCACGTCAGCTCCAGGTTTATATGAAGGAATATATGCATTGGTCACACCAGAGCCAGAAGGACTATACGTTATGGTAATTAATGATTCATATAGTTCGGCATACACTTATGAGACTTTTGGAGGGATAAATATTGAAACAGTAGTATTTACTCCTATAGATGATGGTTTCTCTTCAGTCTCTCCTGGACAAAATATTACAATATTTTCATTTACTTTTGATCAAAGTGGATTAGCAATATTTTCCTCAAACGTTACTGCTTTTATTTATAATCCACAAGGAAAATTGATAGCCTCATTACCAATGAAATTAGCCCCAGATACAGTGCAATTTGGTGATATTATAGCCTTTGGAACCCATGAGGTAAACTACACTATTCCATTAAACGCTACACCAGGAATTTACACTATCATTACTGAAGCCTGGTATAATAGTTCAATTGGTGTGGAAGAATTCAATTATACTGACTACATATATGTATCTCCTTATATACTTCATGCTCAAGTTAAATACCAGACTACTTTGTATGAAGGTGAAAATATTATCATTTATGCTAATATTACTTATCCAAATGGAACTGAAGTGAAATATGGTGAATTTCAAGCCACACTAGTGCCTTCAGAATTACAGTTCGAACAGTTGGCTTTAGAATTTTACACAGAAATTCCATTACAATATAATTCAACGCTTAATGAATGGGTAGGGATAATAAAAGTGCCTTCAATAAACTCTACTAACATTTATCAAGGTTCCCCAGTTTATACACTTGCAGGTCCTTGGAATTTAGAGATTAGTGGAATTTCTCCAGAAGGAGCAATAATAGAGTCAATTAATAACTACTTAACTGTTTTACCATACACAGATATAGGAACTAAAATATTATCTCCAATTAATGCTACTAGTATACCTTTAACTTATTATAACGGTAATGCTTTAGAATTATCACAAGTATATTCACCATCTTTAACGTTAGAGAACGGTAACTTCATATTAGATAACGTAATAATTGGTAGTTTAACTGTAAAAGATGCTACTGTAACTGTAATTGACTCTAAAGTAAATACAATTAATGCTATCTCATCTAATGTAGATTTAGTATCTACTAAAATTACTGATAGTAAAATTGGCATTAATGCTATCTCATCTAATGTAACACTATCTTCAGTTGTTGCAGATAACGTAGAATACTTGATAAACCAGAGTGCTAACACTAACATAATTCTTCACGGAGTAACGTTAAATAATGTTACTAGTCTCAGTACTATTCCAGAACCTAAAATAACCTATCCAACAAACATAACAAGCTTAACGTCAAATATAACAATAACTGTTACTGGTAAATATCTTAAAGTGTTAGGAGTAAAAGTGAACGGGCAATCAGTACCTTATACCACCTCGACAACGAGTAGTGGAATAGCCGTAATTATTCCATTTAACTCTCTTTCTTCTCCACCAGGGAATAATATAATAACGATTAAATTATCAGATGGTATTGAATACAATTATACCGCTATTATATACAACGACTATCCTTTCATTCAAATTCACTCTACACTTAATGATCTGAGTAGCTCAGTAACTACTTTAAGTTCCTCGCTTTCAAGAACTACTGGTTTAGCTATAGGTGGTTTAGTTATAGCCATAATTGCAGTTATTTTATTCCTTATACTCTTTAGGAGGGGTGGTAAGAAATGAAGGTAAATAAAATCCTTTCTCTTCTATTAGTTTTATTTTTAATATCCCCAATTTTAGTAAATAGCTTACCTACAAATATACATATAGAATTACAACGTCCATTTTTACCTCTTAATATTACTTTACCAGCTTATCTAGACCCACATTATTATTCATTTGAAGCATTTCAAATAAAGCCACCGACTAACGTGACACCAATTATAATTCCAGTCGCTGTTAATGCAACTTTTAATAATACTGGTTTGATGCCAATAGTTAAGAGAGTGTATATTCCTCCAGGAAATTATAGCTTAATCTTGATGAATGTCTCTATATCTGAAAATAATGGTCCGCAATATGATAGAGCTGCATACATATTCGTTAATGGTATTCCAATATTCTGGGGATCAACTCAAGAGCTAGCAAATTCAACAGCTCAAGTTGATGTGACTTTATTTGAAAACTTACTACAAGGCAATGTTACTTTCCAATTAGTTATAGAGAATTTCTATGATGCTAAAATTGGAATAACTGGGTTATACCATATGAATGTAACTCTCATACTATATCCTGGGCAAAAACCACAAGGTTTGCCAAATATGTTTATACCACTTTATTTATCAAAGTACAATTATTCATATCAAATATTAAACCCATTAATGCCTAGTATAACTCAAGAAGTCAAAATACCAAACGGAACGTACAAAATGATGCTCTTATTATATGAAGAAGGAGGAGGATTAGATGAGTTTTGGTATGCTAATGAACCAGCAACTAGAAGTATCTTAGTTTATTATGATAACTTATTAGCGGGTGTTGTTAATCCTTATGAGACTATTTATACTGGTGGGATCGATTTACTATGGTGGAAACCATTAACATCTATAAACACCCTTTCTTTCCATTCCCCAATTATGATTGATTTAACTCCAATGTTAGCTTATGGTTTAACTGCAAATATAACAACTTGTGTAACAAATTTAATTACTGCTTATGAAATAACAGGATCTACTGCTTTTGACTGGGATATATCAGCTGTCTTAATGTTATGGGTTAATCAATCTAATCCCTTAGTTTCTGCAAAACCACTAACCTCAATATCACGCTTTATTGATTCTACTCCATTATTTACTTTTGGTTACAGTGCTGAATATTACCAAGAAGATGGAAACTACTTGCTTAACTACTCCTCAGAATTAGTGTTTAAACATGGTACAGAATTTGCGTGGACATTGCAAGAAGGGAAATTTGTAGCTTATCAAACATTTAATCAAATATTTGAGAAAGCTTATTTAGATGAGAACTTCTACGAAATAGCTGTAGATAAGGGTATTTATAACTCTACGATGGTGATTAAAGGTAATTATCCAATATTATTAGATTTTAGTGCTTTTGCTGTTCCAATAACAAATCCGCATGTAATACCATATAACTTATCTTACTTCCAAAACGGAACATTATCTCTAGGGCTAAAGTATTATTACGAGTACATATTTGGAAACTATAACTTTACAGTAAAGACTATTGAGAATTTAACTACAATAGGTGGTTTTGGTGGAATAATTGAAGTCATAAATAGTTATGGTGGAGCAATACTAGTTAAATTAACAGCAAATTATGCCAATACGCAAAAGAATTTAACTTCTTGGTTCCTTATTGACAACACAGGATATAAGGAACTATTCTCTGCTGAAGGATTACAAAATAGTACAACTAATCTAACTGGGTATTATAAATATGTGCACATTAATTTTGTTCCAATAAGTTAATATTTTTTCCATGTTCCTTTTACAACCCACACTGGTTCTTCTAAAACCTCTAGTTCTTTTGGCTCAACCTTTAAACTCTCTATTAATTTCTCATTGATACTTACTCCAATACCAGGCTTTTCAGGCACTTTTACATGTCCATCTTCAACTTTTGTCTCGTCGTAAACCACATCTCTTTTCCACTGTGGGAACCAATCATAAAAGTTCTCCAGTAAATATAAGTTTGGAGTAATTGAAGCCAATTGTAGTGAGTAAGCATTTTGTATTGAACCGAAGGCGTTATGGAAGGCAATTTCAACATCAAAAGCCTCAGCTAATGAAATAACTTTCCTTCCTACTGTGATTCCTCCAATATTACACAAGTCTGGTTGCAAAATATTTACTAATCCCTCTGAGACGTAAAACGCTGCTTCTTTTAAACTAATAAGTCTTTCTCCTAAAGCAATATTTAGACTTGTGTGTTGCTTATATTTTCTTAAACCTTCAATATCCTCATGATGAACAGGTTCTTCCATAAACATTGGATTATATTTTTCAAGTCTTTTAGCAATTAATATTGCGCTATTAGCGTTAAATCTTCCATGATGCTCAATTAAAATGTCAATTTCATCACCAACAGCCTCCCTAACAGCCTTAACTCTTTCCTCAGCTTCTTTTAATCCCTTTTCATCAATCCAATTGTAATAAGGACCAAAAGGATCAAATTTTAGTGCCTTATAACCTTTTTTAATTACGTCTTTTGCTTTCTCAGCAAAATCTTCTGGTGTAACAGCATCTTGATACCAACCATTTGCATAAACTGGTATTTTATCTCTAACTTTCCCACCAAGTAGTTTGTAAATTGGTGCTCCTAACTCTTTCCCAATAATGTCCCATAACGCTTGGTCTATAGCACTTGTTGCGGTTGCTGACTCAAAAGATCTTGCTAAATAAAAGTCTTGTTTATACCACTCTTGGTAATTCTCTTCTGGCTTTTCTGCCTCTTTACCTATATAACCTTTGCTTACTTGCTTTATAGTGTTATAGACGTTAATAACTCTTAAAGTTGGTACTGCTTCACCGTAACCTACTTGGCCATCTGAAGTAATTACTTTAACTACTATCATAACTGAAGCCCAAGTTGCACTCCCTTTTTCAGAATGGGCTAATACAATTGGTTCTATTTCAGATATTTTAGCCATATAATAATTTCTACTTAATCATATTTGTATTTTTTGTATTGTGAGAAGAGAGAGTTTTGCTAAAATAATTTTTATATGTTAATATATGTAGATGTTAATATGGCTGAAATTAATTACAATGAGATCTTTGACCTTATGGATAGGGCTAAAGATATTTTCAAGGAAAATAAAACTGTAGCTGGAGTTTACAAGGTAAGAAAAGTTGCCTTTGTTGGAGATACACACGGCGCTTTAGATGTAACCCAATATGTTTTTAATGAAATATTTGATAAGGTTGACTTACTAGTTTTTTTAGGCGATTATGTAGACAGAGAACCACAGCTAGGAATAGAAAATTTAATGTTAATATTACAAAAATTTCTTGAAAACAGAGACAAAATTGTAATTCTTCGAGGAAATCATGAAAGCCCAATAACAAACATGTATTATGGTTTTTATGATGAAGTTTCCGTAAAATTTGGTGATGAAAAAGTTTACGAGAAATTTAAAGAGTTCTTTTCTTATATGCCTTATGTTGCGATTGTGAACAATTATTTTTGTGTTCATGGAGGTTTGCCGGGAAAGGTAACTAATGACAGTCAAATGAGCTTAGCAATACATTCAATAGATGAAGTTCTATCTTTGCCATATCCAGATATAGAACCAAGTGATCCCACAGCGTTCCAATTATTGTGGAATGACCCTAGAGAA
The nucleotide sequence above comes from Sulfurisphaera javensis. Encoded proteins:
- a CDS encoding peptide-N4-asparagine amidase; this encodes MKVNKILSLLLVLFLISPILVNSLPTNIHIELQRPFLPLNITLPAYLDPHYYSFEAFQIKPPTNVTPIIIPVAVNATFNNTGLMPIVKRVYIPPGNYSLILMNVSISENNGPQYDRAAYIFVNGIPIFWGSTQELANSTAQVDVTLFENLLQGNVTFQLVIENFYDAKIGITGLYHMNVTLILYPGQKPQGLPNMFIPLYLSKYNYSYQILNPLMPSITQEVKIPNGTYKMMLLLYEEGGGLDEFWYANEPATRSILVYYDNLLAGVVNPYETIYTGGIDLLWWKPLTSINTLSFHSPIMIDLTPMLAYGLTANITTCVTNLITAYEITGSTAFDWDISAVLMLWVNQSNPLVSAKPLTSISRFIDSTPLFTFGYSAEYYQEDGNYLLNYSSELVFKHGTEFAWTLQEGKFVAYQTFNQIFEKAYLDENFYEIAVDKGIYNSTMVIKGNYPILLDFSAFAVPITNPHVIPYNLSYFQNGTLSLGLKYYYEYIFGNYNFTVKTIENLTTIGGFGGIIEVINSYGGAILVKLTANYANTQKNLTSWFLIDNTGYKELFSAEGLQNSTTNLTGYYKYVHINFVPIS
- a CDS encoding enolase C-terminal domain-like protein, giving the protein MAKISEIEPIVLAHSEKGSATWASVMIVVKVITSDGQVGYGEAVPTLRVINVYNTIKQVSKGYIGKEAEKPEENYQEWYKQDFYLARSFESATATSAIDQALWDIIGKELGAPIYKLLGGKVRDKIPVYANGWYQDAVTPEDFAEKAKDVIKKGYKALKFDPFGPYYNWIDEKGLKEAEERVKAVREAVGDEIDILIEHHGRFNANSAILIAKRLEKYNPMFMEEPVHHEDIEGLRKYKQHTSLNIALGERLISLKEAAFYVSEGLVNILQPDLCNIGGITVGRKVISLAEAFDVEIAFHNAFGSIQNAYSLQLASITPNLYLLENFYDWFPQWKRDVVYDETKVEDGHVKVPEKPGIGVSINEKLIESLKVEPKELEVLEEPVWVVKGTWKKY
- a CDS encoding metallophosphoesterase; this encodes MAEINYNEIFDLMDRAKDIFKENKTVAGVYKVRKVAFVGDTHGALDVTQYVFNEIFDKVDLLVFLGDYVDREPQLGIENLMLILQKFLENRDKIVILRGNHESPITNMYYGFYDEVSVKFGDEKVYEKFKEFFSYMPYVAIVNNYFCVHGGLPGKVTNDSQMSLAIHSIDEVLSLPYPDIEPSDPTAFQLLWNDPREGLDDFGFLPNIRGEGTYYYGEKIVKEFLDSTGYSGIIRGHEAVDGFRIDMNKKVITVFSSRYHGQSAGVLLMDENKIKRIYLHLDGSISSFDGL
- a CDS encoding protease pro-enzyme activation domain-containing protein; amino-acid sequence: MKSVLSTIVSLIILFSILTIITPVNGYSGTYIGPTLKGEKIGTISSSTIITIGILIPPKNMNLLYLTAEEVANHQTKPMSFKQVFSMFAQPQLENQIAKYLEEKGFSISLSNPFVIIAEAPASTVEETFHTTLYLYKYGNITYYKPYSTPIFPSFFNGVSILGLTNYTTYQYQLNTEVLGKVVNGKLIPQIPQVTTFQFSADMYSPEDIVGAYNITQGGKNVTVAIIDAYGDPLIYQDLQAFDKQFNLPQANLTIIPIGPYHSIFGLATGWDVETALDVETVHSIAPYAHIDLVVTASTGLIPAAIDYIVSEDLAQVVSMSFGITENLIGDTGFYFVFDGIPQPNLPYWDYYFELGTVEGISFFAAAGDEGAYGGTLISYGGVSFPASSPFVTAVGGTSLFVNVTSGYLSSQNSTATYGYETGWNIFDLDFPFISGGGGYSTYFPKPWYQYIINGTTKATPDVAADANPYTGLVIYVLGQEEVVGGTSLATPIWAGMAADIISVIHKPLGLFNNILYWIYSNSTLYNEAFHQITFGFNGVYSAHSGYNLVTGLGSPDWYGLLKAVEEYFAKPRLSISVTVTEPGVPYPWFMYNSTFNIIAKISYPNTTMVTNGSFLAYIFTTKGLLKTVPLTFNGTYWVGSYTITPGNPPNIWLVVVNGTSAGFSGVGAYEITVGLSIDIIEPIPYPFEISIPPNEVFQVEACIYYPNLTPVEYPSFTAYFIHNGKDIFNVTLLPTSAPGLYEGIYALVTPEPEGLYVMVINDSYSSAYTYETFGGINIETVVFTPIDDGFSSVSPGQNITIFSFTFDQSGLAIFSSNVTAFIYNPQGKLIASLPMKLAPDTVQFGDIIAFGTHEVNYTIPLNATPGIYTIITEAWYNSSIGVEEFNYTDYIYVSPYILHAQVKYQTTLYEGENIIIYANITYPNGTEVKYGEFQATLVPSELQFEQLALEFYTEIPLQYNSTLNEWVGIIKVPSINSTNIYQGSPVYTLAGPWNLEISGISPEGAIIESINNYLTVLPYTDIGTKILSPINATSIPLTYYNGNALELSQVYSPSLTLENGNFILDNVIIGSLTVKDATVTVIDSKVNTINAISSNVDLVSTKITDSKIGINAISSNVTLSSVVADNVEYLINQSANTNIILHGVTLNNVTSLSTIPEPKITYPTNITSLTSNITITVTGKYLKVLGVKVNGQSVPYTTSTTSSGIAVIIPFNSLSSPPGNNIITIKLSDGIEYNYTAIIYNDYPFIQIHSTLNDLSSSVTTLSSSLSRTTGLAIGGLVIAIIAVILFLILFRRGGKK